In Pyrus communis chromosome 8, drPyrComm1.1, whole genome shotgun sequence, one genomic interval encodes:
- the LOC137741776 gene encoding universal stress protein PHOS34-like yields the protein MRPYAKIFREASDGDQSQYALEWTLDHFFKPFGSDKAPFKLIIVHAKVQVSTAVGLAGPGAAEILPIVEADLKKILSTAAHVTEKAKEFCASKSVTDVVVEVVEGDARNVPCDAVERRHASILIVGSHGYGAIKRAVLGSVSDYCAHHAHSTVMIVKKPKTKH from the exons ATGCGTCCTTATGCAAAGATATTCAG AGAAGCAAGTGATGGTGATCAGAGCCAGTACGCTCTGGAATGGACTTTGGACCACTTCTTCAAGCCCTTCGGCAGCGACAAAGCTCCCTTCAAGCTCATCATCGTCCACGCCAAGGTCCAGGTTTCCACCGCCGTCGGCTTGGCAGGCCCGG GAGCGGCGGAGATTCTGCCGATCGTGGAAGCTGATTTGAAGAAGA TTCTCTCAACAGCTGCCCACGTAACTGAGAAGGCCAAGGAATTTTGCGCCTCTAAATCA GTGACCGATGTGGTTGTGGAGGTTGTGGAAGGAGATGCTAGGAACGTTCCGTGTGATGCTGTTGAAAGACGCCACGCATCCATCTTGATTGTGGGAAGTCATGGCTATGGAGCTATCAAAAG GGCGGTTCTGGGAAGCGTCAGCGACTACTGCGCTCATCATGCTCACAGCACCGTGATGATCGTGAAGAAGCCTAAAACCAAGCACTAA
- the LOC137741970 gene encoding universal stress protein PHOS34-like: MASNTFENSKQVMVVAMDESDHSTYALEWTLSHFFIPYASNPVFKLVVIHAKPPPPAMALVGPGGAKVLPILEADLQKIAMRVVEKAKKICASKQVNDVVVELVAGDARNVLCDEVVEKHKSSILVSGSHGYGAIKRAILGSVSDYCAHHAHCTVMIVKRPKIKN, encoded by the exons ATGGCGAGTAACACTTTCGAGAACTCGAAGCAAGTAATGGTGGTTGCTATGGACGAGAGCGACCACAGCACGTACGCGCTCGAATGGACTCTCAGCCACTTCTTTATCCCCTATGCATCAAACCCTGTTTTCAAGCTCGTCGTCATCCATGCCAAGCCCCCTCCTCCCGCCATGGCCCTTGTCGGACCTG GAGGAGCTAAAGTTTTGCCAATTCTGGAGGCAGACTTACAGAAGATAGCCATGCGAGTTGTAGAGAAGGCGAAGAAAATTTGTGCCAGTAAACAG GTGAATGATGTGGTGGTGGAGTTGGTGGCTGGGGATGCTCGAAACGTTCTCTGTGa TGAGGTTGTAGAAAAACACAAGTCATCCATCTTGGTTTCTGGAAGCCATGGCTATGGAGCtatcaaaag GGCCATCCTAGGCAGTGTAAGCGATTATTGCGCTCATCATGCTCACTGCACTGTGATGATTGTGAAGAGGccgaaaataaaaaactaa
- the LOC137741967 gene encoding universal stress protein PHOS34-like, which yields MAAEKQVMVIGADESDQSQYALEWTLDHYFKPFGGDKAPFKLIIVHAKVQVSTAVGLAGPGAAEILPIVEADLKKSAAHVTEKAKEFCASKSVTDVVVEVVEGDARNVLCDAVERHHASILIVGSHGYGAIKRAVLGSVSDYCAHHAHSTVMIVKKPKTKH from the exons ATGGCGGCAGAGAAGCAAGTGATGGTGATCGGGGCGGACGAGAGCGACCAGAGCCAGTACGCTCTGGAATGGACTTTGGACCACTACTTCAAGCCCTTCGGCGGCGACAAAGCTCCCTTCAAGCTCATCATCGTCCACGCCAAGGTCCAGGTTTCCACTGCCGTCGGCTTGGCCGGCCCGG GAGCGGCGGAGATTCTGCCGATCGTGGAAGCTGATTTGAAGAAGAGTGCTGCCCACGTAACTGAGAAGGCCAAGGAATTTTGCGCCTCTAAATCG GTGACCGATGTGGTTGTGGAGGTTGTGGAAGGAGATGCTAGGAACGTTCTGTGTGATGCTGTTGAAAGACACCACGCATCCATCTTGATTGTGGGAAGTCATGGCTATGGAGCCATCAAAAG GGCCGTTCTGGGAAGCGTCAGCGATTACTGCGCTCATCACGCTCACAGCACCGTGATGATCGTGAAGAAGCCTAAAACCAAGCACTAA
- the LOC137742468 gene encoding universal stress protein PHOS34-like produces the protein MASNTVENSKQVMVVAMDESDHSTYALEWTLSHFFIPYASNPVFKLVVVHAKPPPPAMALVGPGGAKVLPILEADLQKIAMRVAEKAKKICASKQVNDVVVELVAGDARNVLCETVEKHKASILVSGSHGYGAIKRAILGSVSDYCAHHAHCTVMIVKRPKIKN, from the exons ATGGCGAGTAACACTGTCGAGAACTCGAAGCAAGTAATGGTGGTTGCTATGGACGAGAGCGACCACAGCACGTACGCGCTCGAATGGACTCTCAGTCACTTCTTTATCCCCTATGCATCAAACCCTGTTTTCAAGCTCGTCGTCGTCCATGCCAAGCCCCCTCCTCCCGCCATGGCCCTTGTCGGACCTG GAGGAGCTAAAGTTTTGCCAATTCTGGAGGCAGACTTACAGAAGATAGCCATGCGAGTTGCCGAGAAGGCGAAGAAAATTTGCGCCAGTAAACAG GTGAATGATGTGGTGGTGGAGTTGGTGGCTGGGGATGCTCGAAACGTTCTCTGTGAGACTGTAGAAAAACACAAGGCATCCATCTTGGTTTCTGGAAGCCATGGCTATGGAGCtatcaaaag GGCCATCCTAGGCAGCGTAAGCGATTATTGCGCTCATCATGCTCACTGCACTGTGATGATTGTGAAgaggccgaaaattaaaaactaa
- the LOC137742467 gene encoding phytochrome A-associated F-box protein-like, with amino-acid sequence MAGTLFSKLSDDVLLNILFKLEEDPRNWARLTCSCTKFSSMIRNVCWKTKCYKVIPSVVSDLLAGSSEPPGGWASLHKLAVCCPGLLHSGVLFENSDFGLERELGPDEDYRRLDFSPVGVSPAAKPQTEASSSQIGANQEGGSSGNDCSWSLFDDLYFDTVYNDSEAHDQEQDNSKLESAATEAAEDQVSVENGSVGVGSEFSICKKRKVYRPMRSHLASGVWNLSREQGNKLLHSRFRGDRLYICDWPGCVHIEEKRNYMLFRGIFKDFKGSQVWRTIKDGNRSKIDLNCAFCTCKDTWDLHSAFCLRRVFGYHDDGEPVVRAYVCENGHVSGAWTDLPLYS; translated from the coding sequence ATGGCCGGAACCCTGTTCTCGAAGCTCTCCGACGATGTACTTCTGAACATCCTCTTCAAGCTCGAGGAGGACCCGCGGAACTGGGCTCGGCTCACCTGCTCCTGCACCAAGTTCTCCTCCATGATCCGAAACGTCTGCTGGAAGACCAAGTGCTACAAGGTCATTCCTTCCGTCGTTTCCGATCTCCTTGCCGGCTCCTCCGAGCCTCCCGGCGGCTGGGCCTCCCTTCACAAGCTTGCTGTCTGCTGCCCCGGTCTCCTGCACTCCGGCGTCCTCTTCGAGAACTCCGACTTTGGGCTCGAGCGCGAGCTCGGTCCCGACGAGGATTACCGGAGATTGGACTTCAGTCCGGTCGGCGTATCTCCGGCGGCCAAGCCTCAGACCGAGGCGTCCTCGAGCCAAATTGGCGCCAATCAGGAGGGTGGTTCGTCTGGAAATGATTGTTCTTGGTCTCTGTTCGATGATCTTTATTTCGATACAGTCTATAACGATTCTGAAGCCCATGATCAAGAGCAAGATAATTCCAAATTAGAATCAGCGGCGACGGAGGCGGCGGAGGATCAAGTCTCCGTCGAGAATGGCTCCGTTGGAGTGGGCAGCGAATTTTCGATTTGCAAGAAAAGGAAGGTCTACAGACCGATGAGGTCGCATTTGGCTTCTGGGGTTTGGAATCTGAGCCGTGAGCAGGGCAACAAGCTTCTCCACAGCAGGTTCCGCGGCGATCGCTTGTACATTTGTGATTGGCCCGGCTGCGTGCACATCGAAGAGAAGCGAAATTACATGCTTTTCAGAGGGATTTTCAAGGATTTCAAGGGGTCCCAAGTGTGGAGGACGATCAAGGATGGGAACCGCAGCAAGATTGATCTGAATTGCGCGTTTTGCACCTGCAAAGACACTTGGGATTTGCATTCTGCATTCTGCTTGAGGCGGGTTTTCGGGTACCATGACGATGGCGAGCCGGTTGTTCGAGCTTATGTCTGTGAAAATGGACATGTCTCTGGGGCTTGGACCGACCTGCCATTGTACTCTTGA
- the LOC137741513 gene encoding serine/arginine-rich-splicing factor SR34-like isoform X1, with product MSSRSTSRTLYVGNLPGDIREREVEDLFFKYGRIAHIDLKVPPRPPGYAFVEFEDSRDAEDALRGRDGYDFDGHRLRVELAHGGRGHSSSSDRQSNYSGGRGGRGMSRRSDYRVLVSELPPSASWQDLKDHMRRAGDVCFSQVFRDGSGTTGIVDYTNLEDMKYAIKKLDGSEFRNAFDRQSVRVREYDAKRDSSRSPSRGRSHSKGRSYSRSRSPSYSRDRSRSKSPKTKSSRRSPARSRSRSASLPGSRSRSRSPSGSRSRSKSPVPSKRISKSPKKHLSKSPKKRSASRSPIRSRSRSKSLSR from the exons ATGAGCAGTCGTAGTACAAGCAGAACTCTCTATGTTGGGAATCTGCCCGGTGATATACGCGAGAGAGAGGTGGAAGACTTGTTTTTCAAG TATGGACGCATAGCCCATATTGACCTGAAGGTCCCTCCAAGGCCTCCTGGTTATGCATTTGTTGAG TTTGAAGACTCTCGTGATGCTGAAGATGCACTCCGTGGTCGTGATGGCTATGATTTTGATGGGCATCGTTTACGG GTTGAACTTGCACATGGAGGGCGTGGGCATTCATCTTCTTCAGATCGTCAAAGTAACTATAGTGGTGGTCGAGGTGGACGTGGGATGTCTAGGCGCTCAGATTATCGTG TGTTAGTCAGTGAACTTCCCCCTTCCGCTTCATGGCAAGATCTTAAG GATCACATGCGACGGGCAGGAGATGTCTGTTTCTCCCAAGTTTTTCGTGATGGTAGTG gcACAACTGGGATTGTGGATTACACGAACTTAGAAGATATGAAGTATGCG ATCAAAAAGCTTGATGGCTCTGAGTTCCGGAATGCTTTTGACCGCCAATCTGTTCGT GTGAGGGAATATGATGCGAAGAGGGACTCATCTAGGAGCCCTAGTCGCGGTCGATCTCATTCAAAAGGCAGGAGCTACAGTCGCAGTCGTAGTCCAAGTTATAGCCGGGACAGAAGCAGGAG CAAGTCTCCAAAAACCAAATCTTCACGCCGCTCACCTGCTAGATCTCGATCAAGATCTGCTTCTCTCCCCGGTTCACGATCAAGGTCTCGCTCTCCATCAGG ATCAAGATCAAGAAGCAAATCTCCAGTGCCTTCA AAACGCATAAGTAAAAGCCCGAAGAAGCATCTTAGTAAAAGTCCAAAGAAGCGTAGTGCCAGCAGGAGTCCAATCCGGAGCAGGAGCAGGAGCAAGAGTTTGTCACG GTGA
- the LOC137741513 gene encoding serine/arginine-rich-splicing factor SR34-like isoform X2: MSSRSTSRTLYVGNLPGDIREREVEDLFFKYGRIAHIDLKVPPRPPGYAFVEFEDSRDAEDALRGRDGYDFDGHRLRVELAHGGRGHSSSSDRQSNYSGGRGGRGMSRRSDYRVLVSELPPSASWQDLKDHMRRAGDVCFSQVFRDGSGTTGIVDYTNLEDMKYAIKKLDGSEFRNAFDRQSVRVREYDAKRDSSRSPSRGRSHSKGRSYSRSRSPSYSRDRSRSKSPKTKSSRRSPARSRSRSASLPGSRSRSRSPSGYGYMRRTGDWILGS; this comes from the exons ATGAGCAGTCGTAGTACAAGCAGAACTCTCTATGTTGGGAATCTGCCCGGTGATATACGCGAGAGAGAGGTGGAAGACTTGTTTTTCAAG TATGGACGCATAGCCCATATTGACCTGAAGGTCCCTCCAAGGCCTCCTGGTTATGCATTTGTTGAG TTTGAAGACTCTCGTGATGCTGAAGATGCACTCCGTGGTCGTGATGGCTATGATTTTGATGGGCATCGTTTACGG GTTGAACTTGCACATGGAGGGCGTGGGCATTCATCTTCTTCAGATCGTCAAAGTAACTATAGTGGTGGTCGAGGTGGACGTGGGATGTCTAGGCGCTCAGATTATCGTG TGTTAGTCAGTGAACTTCCCCCTTCCGCTTCATGGCAAGATCTTAAG GATCACATGCGACGGGCAGGAGATGTCTGTTTCTCCCAAGTTTTTCGTGATGGTAGTG gcACAACTGGGATTGTGGATTACACGAACTTAGAAGATATGAAGTATGCG ATCAAAAAGCTTGATGGCTCTGAGTTCCGGAATGCTTTTGACCGCCAATCTGTTCGT GTGAGGGAATATGATGCGAAGAGGGACTCATCTAGGAGCCCTAGTCGCGGTCGATCTCATTCAAAAGGCAGGAGCTACAGTCGCAGTCGTAGTCCAAGTTATAGCCGGGACAGAAGCAGGAG CAAGTCTCCAAAAACCAAATCTTCACGCCGCTCACCTGCTAGATCTCGATCAAGATCTGCTTCTCTCCCCGGTTCACGATCAAGGTCTCGCTCTCCATCAGG atATGGATATATGCGGCGAACTGGGGATTGGATTTTAGGATCTTGA
- the LOC137741514 gene encoding NADH dehydrogenase [ubiquinone] iron-sulfur protein 5-B-like, with protein MASGWGITGNKGRCYDFWVDFSECMSRCREPKDCVLLREDYLECLHHSKEFQRRNRIYKEEQRKIRAAARAKEGGEVHKHHHP; from the exons ATGGCATCGGGGTGGGGAATCACCGGCAACAAAGGGCGGTGCTACGATTTCTGGGTGGACTTCAGTGAGTGCATGTCTCGCTGCCGTGAGCCCAAGGACTGCGTCCTCCTCCGCGAAGACTACCTCGAGTGCCTCCACCACTCCAAAGAG TTTCAACGAAGGAATCGAATTTACAAGGAGGAGCAGCGTAAAATAAGGGCAGCTGCACGGGCCAAGGAGGGTGGAGAGGTTCATAAGCATCACCATCCATAG